One region of Paenibacillus polymyxa M1 genomic DNA includes:
- a CDS encoding DUF5819 family protein, translated as MLLKRGDFLNEKKSEACILNATLFSLSLFLMVHFFFILLHAGPLNPVSVSLKSVTDNYVGRFFQQNWHLFAPQPMTQNLKLYVRVKYKEEGSTKTVLSNWYDVTEPMIRTNETTVFSPYNRMLRIGSGYIHQLYIGGKDDLTYKLMDKISRKENLSKEINASLEKDSDQVEQIIYRYASAFAKREFLKHEITDVQFMTSISDAIPYSKRNDLHFKVKEENVVYDWKGVVKDVVELP; from the coding sequence ATGTTATTAAAAAGAGGTGATTTCTTAAATGAAAAAAAAAGTGAAGCGTGTATTTTAAATGCTACGTTATTCTCTTTATCGTTGTTCTTGATGGTTCATTTCTTCTTTATTTTACTTCACGCTGGACCGCTTAACCCGGTCTCTGTTTCATTGAAATCAGTAACTGATAACTATGTTGGACGGTTTTTTCAACAAAACTGGCATCTATTTGCTCCCCAGCCTATGACTCAAAATCTAAAATTATATGTACGTGTGAAGTATAAGGAGGAGGGCAGTACCAAAACTGTTTTAAGCAATTGGTATGATGTTACTGAACCTATGATTAGGACGAATGAGACGACAGTATTTTCACCTTATAATAGGATGCTCAGAATTGGAAGTGGATACATACATCAATTATATATAGGAGGGAAAGATGACCTAACATATAAATTAATGGATAAAATATCAAGAAAAGAAAATTTATCCAAAGAAATAAATGCTTCTTTAGAAAAAGATTCGGATCAAGTTGAACAAATCATTTATCGCTATGCTTCTGCGTTTGCAAAAAGGGAGTTTTTAAAACATGAAATAACTGATGTCCAGTTTATGACCTCAATATCGGATGCGATTCCATATTCAAAGCGGAATGATCTTCATTTTAAAGTGAAAGAAGAGAATGTCGTATATGATTGGAAAGGAGTTGTAAAGGATGTTGTTGAATTACCGTAA
- a CDS encoding VOC family protein: MTESREYVGVSGKYTKKGIPNGFTSITPFITVKNPSEAIEFYKAVFNARVKDITELPDENGNKIIVHAELDFGNGFLQLGAANPTYQLVLPPDEGNACYSFGIYVMNVDQVIENAVARGAKVREPVANFVSGDRFASILDPCGVRWSIMTRIEDLSEEESSRRVAEWAKSFSEK; encoded by the coding sequence ATGACTGAAAGCAGAGAATATGTGGGAGTGTCAGGCAAATATACAAAGAAGGGAATACCCAACGGCTTTACATCTATTACCCCGTTTATTACCGTGAAGAATCCTTCGGAAGCAATAGAGTTTTATAAAGCGGTTTTCAATGCAAGGGTTAAGGATATTACTGAATTACCTGATGAGAATGGCAATAAAATCATTGTTCATGCGGAATTAGATTTTGGAAATGGTTTTTTGCAGCTGGGAGCAGCGAATCCGACATATCAATTGGTCTTGCCGCCAGATGAAGGAAATGCGTGTTATTCTTTCGGAATTTACGTAATGAATGTGGATCAGGTCATTGAAAATGCGGTAGCAAGAGGAGCGAAAGTAAGGGAACCCGTTGCAAACTTTGTTTCAGGTGATCGATTCGCAAGTATATTGGATCCTTGTGGAGTAAGATGGTCTATTATGACCAGGATCGAGGATTTGTCAGAAGAAGAAAGTAGCCGTAGGGTTGCTGAATGGGCCAAAAGCTTTAGTGAAAAATAG